One window of Nicotiana tomentosiformis chromosome 11, ASM39032v3, whole genome shotgun sequence genomic DNA carries:
- the LOC138902102 gene encoding uncharacterized protein encodes MNDCRTKADNWKEQFEGLQFEKEVLEEEKCTLEQQVKISSVELAVEKASSSQAGKDKDLLESSFAEQLSKATEEIRGLKELLNQKEVYAWDLVQTLTQTQEDLRAYSNQVQFLERSLAPLQTSYDVALTEKEELEAEIEQWERG; translated from the coding sequence ATGAACGACTGTCGCACCAAAGCGGACAACTGGAAGGAACAATTCGAAGGTCTTCAGTTTGAGAAAGAAGTCTTAGAGGAAGAAAAGTGTACCTTGGAGCAGCAGGTGAAGATATCGTCAGTAGAGTTGGCAGTTGAGAAAGCCTCATCCAGTCAAGCGGGCAAAGATAAAGACCTTCTCGAGTCTTCATTTGCTGAGCAGCTTTCCAAAGCCACTGAAGAAATTAGGGGCTTGAAGGAACTACTGAACCAAAAAGAAGTTTACGCCTGGGATCTTGTTCAAACGCTCACCCAAACTCAAGAAGATCTCCGTGCGTATTCTAACCAAGTTCAATTCTTAGAGAGATCACTCGCCCCTTTACAAACTTCTTATGATGTTGCTTTGACTGAAAAAGAAGAGTTGGAGGCCGAAATTGAGCAATGGGAGAGAGGATAA
- the LOC104104241 gene encoding stomatal closure-related actin-binding protein 1: MTRVTRDFGDTMQRDAVPPVSADVIFPSSRFPNYKIGANNQIVEVKEDSTALTMKEVVARETAQLLEQQKRLSVRDLASKFEKGLAAAAKLSDEARLKDAASLEKHVLLKKLRDALEDLRGRVAGKNKDDVEEAIAMVEALAVQLSQREGELIQEKTEVKKLATFLKQASEDAKKLVEEERAYARAEIENARAAVQRVEEALQEYERMSGASGKQDMEELMKEVQEARRIKMLHQPSKVMDMEHELQALRVQLAEKAKYSVQLQKELARKMGEETVSQLYELDGTEALGSFLQIQPCSLASPELSECSIQWFRLACEGGKKEPISGATKLVYAPEPFDVGRVLQAEITYGDQITSVTTASAIDPAAGLGNYVEALVRRHDIEFNVVVVQMNGTDHTSESIHVLHIGRMRMKLRKGKTSVAKEYYSASMQLCGVRGGGNAAAQAAFWQVKTGLSFVLAFETERERNAAIMLARRFAYDCNIMLAGPDDRAALGS, from the exons ATGACAAGGGTAACTCGTGATTTTGGCGATACGATGCAAAGGGATGCTGTTCCTCCTGTATCAGCAGATGTGATCTTCCCTTCTAGCCGCTTTCCAAATTACAAAATAGGAGCTAACAATCAGATTGTGGAGGTGAAGGAGGATTCTACGGCTCTTACAATGAAAGAGGTGGTTGCTCGAGAAACTGCCCAGTTACTAGAGCAGCAAAAACGACTCTCTGTTCGCGATCTAGCCAGTAAATTTGAAAAGGGTTTGGCTGCTGCCGCCAAGTTGTCTGATGAG GCAAGACTCAAAGATGCAGCTTCACTGGAGAAGCATGTGCTGTTAAAGAAGCTCAGAGATGCACTTGAAGATTTGAGAGGACGTGTGGCGGGGAAAAACAAGGATGATGTGGAGGAAGCTATTGCAATG GTTGAAGCTTTAGCAGTACAATTAAGTCAGAGGGAAGGAGAACTGATTCAGGAAAAGACCGAAGTGAAAAAGCTTGCAACTTTTCTGAAGCAG GCTTCTGAAGATGCTAAGAAACTTGTTGAGGAAGAAAGAGCTTATGCAAGGGCCGAAATTGAGAATGCAAGAGCAGCTGTTCAGAGAGTGGAAGAGGCTCTTCAGGAGTATGAACGAATGTCCGGGGCCTCAGGAAAGCAG GACATGGAAGAATTAATGAAGGAAGTGCAAGAGGCAAGGCGAATCAAAATGCTACATCAGCCTAGTAAG GTCATGGACATGGAGCATGAGCTTCAAGCATTGCGAGTGCAGCTTGCTGAGAAAGCCAAGTATTCAGTACAGCTTCAGAAAGAG CTGGCAAGGAAGATGGGAGAGGAAACTGTATCACAGTTATATGAATTAGATGGCACAGAAGCCCTGGGCTCGTTTTTGCAAATACAGCCCTGTTCTCTGGCTTCTCCAGAACTTTCAGAATGTTCAATTCAGTGGTTTCGCTTGGCTTGTGAAGGCGGAAAAAAAGAACCTATTTCAG GGGCCACCAAACTGGTTTATGCTCCAGAACCATTTGACGTTGGACGAGTTTTGCAAGCCGAGATAACATATGGAGACCAGATAACATCAGTGACAACTGCTAGTGCTATTGATCCAG CTGCAGGCTTAGGGAACTATGTTGAAGCTCTGGTGCGGAGGCATGACATTGAATTCAAT GTAGTTGTCGTCCAGATGAACGGAACAGATCATACATCAGAGAGTATCCATGTACTACACATTGGAAGGATGAGAATGAAACTTCGTAAAGGGAAGACAAGTGTAGCAAAAGAATACTATTCCGCTTCAATGCAG TTATGTGGAGTCAGAGGTGGTGGAAATGCTGCAGCTCAGGCAGCATTTTGGCAAGTAAAGACAGGACTTTCTTTTGTATTAGCGTTTGAAACGGAGAGAGAAAGAAATGCAGCTATTATGCTGGCCAGAAGGTTTGCCTATGACTGCAAT ATCATGCTAGCTGGTCCGGATGATAGAGCGGCTCTTGGATCTTAA
- the LOC104110902 gene encoding early nodulin-like protein 18, which yields MGESFNSKLQWFLLLLFFFISFSRSADAYKNYTVGDSLGWFDNLQKPTVNYGKWVAGKNFSLGDFLIFNTDNNHSVIQTYNFTTYKSCDYDNALNNDTIQWSSTDPSSTSVYPVSIAVPLLKIGTTYFFSGDYDGEQCQNGQNFKISVTRGQGLPRSLRNPSDDDSEAPMSPISGDDESVPDTIVPASFDHPHEVSDDSPEPSNSVSLSTFSKFFGTQLNWIFVVVGLAFSIC from the exons ATGGGAGAGAGTTTTAACAGTAAACTTCAATGGTTTCTTCTTCTActttttttcttcatttcctttTCAAGATCAGCTGATGCTTACAAGAATTACACAGTAGGTGATTCTTTGGGTTGGTTTGATAATCTTCAAAAGCCTACTGTTAATTATGGAAAATGGGTTGCTGGCAAAAACTTTAGCCTTGGTGATTTTCTCA TTTTTAACACGGACAATAACCATTCAGTCATTCAAACTTACAACTTTACCACATACAAAAGTTGTGATTACGACAATGCCCTAAACAACGATACTATACAATGGTCATCAACAGATCCATCATCAACTTCAGTTTATCCTGTTTCAATTGCCGTGCCACTTCTAAAAATTGGAACTACTTATTTTTTCTCTGGCGATTACGACGGCGAACAATGCCAAAACGGTCAGAATTTTAAAATAAGCGTGACACGTGGTCAAGGATTACCTCGGAGCCTCAGAAATCCGTCTGACGACGATTCAGAGGCTCCGATGAGTCCGATTTCCGGTGACGATGAATCGGTACCGGATACAATAGTTCCTGCTTCTTTTGATCATCCACATGAAGTGAGTGATGATAGTCCTGAACCTTCAAATTCTGTTTCACTCTCAACATTTTCTAAGTTTTTTGGTACACAATTGAATTGGATATTTGTTGTAGTTGGTTTAGCTTTTAGTATTTGTTGA
- the LOC104110901 gene encoding uncharacterized protein — translation MAQPKKTLKNLIPLFILLTLSAFFLFSFHPSNLNSTKSFSFNPYNNPQTHQNFTFIIKVLTFNRFESLSRCLNSLSKAKYDNHVVHLHIYIDHFQDSSKGYVEIDQRLNLAKKILDFVDGFNWEFGEKLVHYRTSNAGLQAQWLETWWPSSDDEFAFVVEDDLELSPLYFRFLKSLIENYYFNVSNYSPMIYGASLQRPRFVAGKHGKKMQIDDGTQLFLYQLVGTWGQLLFPRPWKEFRIWYDTHKSKGLKPVLNGMVTTGWYKKMGERIWTPWFIKFIHARGYFNIYTNLLHERAFSVSHRDAGVNYGKSAGPDSSLVDEKFFDLTLLKLQSLHNLKWYDFCFREVFPGRTVHSSDDLVPVLHAVQTLKTIIFVNLQQVSDSITRNLLCHFERFNIQNYVLLGPQSDLLLDLARRGYPVIDTDQFFDSIRLQNSINFDKSHEKLGKEIIVKAHVIRKSLELKYSTWVVDSDVIPLSGDSFLDSNDPANDFSLGKNFKLIFIRNSSSALKVWVDDVLDKVVALVASLKTRGSIATGGNFVNLVGKLLEQKRTAFNRVDETDFSLNISYMDSNQTSSRNGKKFAFWSPEIGSETIQKRLEQFAMWVVDSDLSCNAVVCHPS, via the exons ATGGCACAACCCAAGAAAACCCTGAAAAATTTGATCCCACTTTTCATTCTCCTTACTCTTTCTGCTTTTTTCCTCTTCTCTTTTCACCCATCAAACTTAAATTCCACCAAATCTTTCTCCTTTAACCCCTACAACAACCCCCAAACTCACCAAAACTTCACTTTCATCATCAAAGTTCTCACCTTTAATCGCTTTGAGTCCCTTTCAAGGTGCCTAAATTCACTTTCCAAAGCAAAATATGATAACCATGTTGTTCATTTACATATCTACATTGATCATTTTCAAGATTCCTCAAAAGGGTATGTGGAAATTGATCAAAGATTGAATCTTGCGAAAAAAATTCTTGATTTTGTTGATGGGTTTAATTGGGAATTTGGTGAAAAGTTGGTGCACTATAGGACTTCAAATGCTGGACTTCAGGCTCAGTGGTTGGAAACTTGGTGGCCTAGTTCAGATGATGAATTTGCATTTGTTGTGGAGGATGATCTTGAATTGTCACCTCTTTATTTTAGGTTCTTGAAAAGTTTGATTGAGAACTATTATTTTAATGTGTCCAATTATAGTCCTATGATTTATGGAGCTTCCTTGCAGCGGCCAAGGTTTGTTGCAG GTAAACATGGAAAGAAGATGCAGATTGATGATGGAACTCAACTTTTCTTGTACCAGTTGGTCGGCACTTGGGGTCAACTTCTGTTTCCAAGACCTTGGAAAGAATTCCGCATATGGTATGACACACACAAGTCCAAGGGATTGAAGCCAGTTCTTAACGGCATG GTGACTACAGGATGGTACAAAAAGATGGGGGAAAGAATCTGGACACCTTGGTTCATCAAATTTATCCATGCCCGTGGTTACTTTAATATTTATACCAACCTTTTGCATGAGCGAGCTTTTAGTGTGTCTCACCGTGATGCTGGTGTTAACTATGGGAAATCAGCTGGGCCAGATTCTTCTTTAGTGGACGAGAAGTTTTTTGATCTCACCCTTTTGAAGCTGCAGTCTTTGCACAATCTGAAATGGTACGATTTCTGTTTCAGAGAAGTCTTTCCTGGTAGAACTGTACACAGTTCTGATGATCTGGTCCCCGTTCTTCATGCGGTTCAGACATTGAAGACTATAATATTTGTGAACCTACAACAGGTGTCAGACTCAATTACTAGGAATCTTCTCTGCCACTTTGAAAGATTTAATATCCAAAACTATGTCTTGTTGGGTCCACAGTCGGATTTGCTTCTTGATCTTGCGAGAAGGGGTTATCCGGTGATTGACACAGATCAATTTTTTGACAGTATTAGGTTACAAAACTCGATCAACTTTGACAAATCGCATGAAAAATTGGGTAAagagattattgtgaaggcccATGTAATAAGAAAGTCATTGGAACTTAAATACAGCACATGGGTTGTGGATAGTGATGTGATTCCTCTCAGCGGTGATTCATTTCTTGATTCTAATGATCCGGCTAATGACTTTTCCTTGGGGAAGAACTTTAAACTTATCTTCATTAGAAATTCATCCTCAGCTTTAAAAGTTTGGGTTGATGATGTTTTGGACAAAGTTGTTGCTTTGGTTGCCTCTTTGAAGACAAGAGGTTCAATTGCGACAGGGGGAAATTTTGTAAATTTAGTCGGGAAGTTATTGGAACAAAAGAGAACTGCATTTAACAGGGTTGATGAAACTGATTTTAGTTTGAACATCAGTTATATGGATTCTAACCAAACCTCTTCAAGGAATGGAAAGAAGTTTGCCTTTTGGTCACCTGAGATAGGTTCAGAGACGATACAAAAACGACTTGAACAGTTTGCTATGTGGGTTGTGGATAGCGATTTATCTTGTAATGCAGTTGTTTGTCATCCATCATAG